The following is a genomic window from Photobacterium sp. GJ3.
TGCTTTTGCGTCGCTGCTGCTGGCGATTTACACCATGCTCGGTGCCGAGAACAGTCAGAATTTATGGTATCAGCCCACCCTGTTACTGTCCGGCGCAGCAGGCTACGGACTTCTGGCTCTGTTATGGCAAATCTTCTGGCCAAATCAGGCGCTTCAGCAGGGGCTGGCGAATGTTTTCGATGCGCTGGCCGATTATCTGGACGACAAAAGTCACTGGTTTCGTCCGGTCGAAAATCTGGAGCCTCAGCAGCTCCGGATTCAGGCCGCCAACAGCAATGCCAGAGTCGTTGCTGCCCTGAATCTGTCCAAAATGACGCTGCTGAACCGGGCCAAGCGCGTTCAGCCAAACCAGCGCGGACACCGCTATCTCAGCCTGTATTTTCATGCGCAGGACATTCATGAGCGTGTCAGTTCCTCCCATCAGCGGTATCAGGATTTAGCCCGTGCGTTTCGTCGCAGTGATATTCTGTTTCGCTTTCAGGATTTGCTGAAGCAGCAAGCCAGCGCCTGCCGGCAAGTGGGTCAGTGTCTCGCTATGGGACATTATTACCGCCACAGTCTGGAGAATCGTCTGGCACTGGATGAGCTGAAAGAGTCGCTGGATTATCTGAAAGCCCGGCACAATCCGGCATGGCGTGCTTATCTGACTCAACTCGATTATCTGTTCAGTAATCTGGCCACCGTTGAACGCCAGCTGGCGAATCTGAACAACCCGGATGCTTCCGATGCGCCGGAAGATACTGAGCTGGCGGATTCAGAAGCCCATACCCTGCCCGGACTCTGGCAACGCCTCAAAAACCAGATGCACACCGACAGCCAGTTATTTCGTCACGCCATTCGGATCGCGACAGCGCTGACGATCGGTTACGGGGTGATTCATCTGTTGGATCTGAAACTGGGATTCTGGATTTTGCTGACGACCCTGTTTGTCTGCCAGCCCAATTACAGCGCCACCCGCAAAAAACTGACGCAACGTATTCTGGGTACACTGGGCGGCTTGCTGATCGGCTTGCCACTGCTGTATCTGTTCCCGGGGCAAGAAGGCCAACTGGTGTTGATGGTGCTGGCAGGAATTGCATTTTTTATCCTCAGAAACCAGCAATATGCGCTGGCAACCGGCTTTATCACCCTGTTCGTACTGTTCTGTTTCAGTCAGT
Proteins encoded in this region:
- the yccS gene encoding YccS family putative transporter translates to MIKLALQSTFRRFWAKERFHHSARVAIALVGAVVPCWYLNATTAVTPLVLGIIASALAETDDNLTGKIKALIMTLLCFLIASLSVELLFDYPVLFAIGLFSSSFAFIMLGAMGTRYASIAFASLLLAIYTMLGAENSQNLWYQPTLLLSGAAGYGLLALLWQIFWPNQALQQGLANVFDALADYLDDKSHWFRPVENLEPQQLRIQAANSNARVVAALNLSKMTLLNRAKRVQPNQRGHRYLSLYFHAQDIHERVSSSHQRYQDLARAFRRSDILFRFQDLLKQQASACRQVGQCLAMGHYYRHSLENRLALDELKESLDYLKARHNPAWRAYLTQLDYLFSNLATVERQLANLNNPDASDAPEDTELADSEAHTLPGLWQRLKNQMHTDSQLFRHAIRIATALTIGYGVIHLLDLKLGFWILLTTLFVCQPNYSATRKKLTQRILGTLGGLLIGLPLLYLFPGQEGQLVLMVLAGIAFFILRNQQYALATGFITLFVLFCFSQLGAGFAVVLPRLADTLIGCVLAVFAVSFILPDWQSRRLHKIMATAVTTNRDYLAQIIGQYRIGKKDSLSYRVARREAHNTDAQLSTAISNMLSEPGRYRLAIEECFRFLTLNHAMLNYISTLGAHRTQLDEHKTHKLIAQAHSQIHLQLEALANQLSSKQCGPPPESDSSLAQALATWREGDDQSVRLILQQLYLIQCMLPELHSLANKLAARTQQAAAPAS